A portion of the Burkholderia pseudomultivorans genome contains these proteins:
- a CDS encoding M14 family metallopeptidase — translation MALSITSNFDAGAIEVVSCDSPDAIRLRVRGDNRSEFAQWFYYRLTGARGERCVMTFENADQCAYPSGWRNYEAVASYDRVVWFRVPTTFDGKTMTIDHTPEFDSIYYAYFEPYSEERHAAFLGAVQQLPHANVVELGRTVEGRPMSLLTLGTPETDGAPKKKVWIIARQHPGETMAEWFVEGLVKRLAGWGDWAGDPVARKLYDRVTFHIVPNMNPDGSVHGNLRTNAAGANLNREWMAPDAERSPEVLAVRDAIHATGCDMFFDIHGDEDLPYVFVAGSEMLPSFTEQQGKEQAAFIEAFKVASPDFQTEHGYAASKYKEDALKLASKYIGHRFGCLSLTLEMPFKDNANLPDERVGWNGERSAALGAAMLAAILKHVETFA, via the coding sequence ATGGCCCTTTCGATCACCAGCAACTTCGACGCGGGCGCGATCGAGGTCGTGTCGTGCGACAGCCCGGATGCGATCCGGCTGCGCGTGCGCGGCGACAATCGCTCGGAATTCGCGCAGTGGTTCTACTACCGCCTGACCGGCGCGCGCGGCGAGCGGTGCGTGATGACGTTCGAGAACGCGGACCAGTGCGCGTATCCGTCGGGCTGGCGCAACTATGAAGCGGTCGCGAGCTACGACCGCGTCGTCTGGTTCCGCGTGCCGACGACGTTCGACGGCAAGACGATGACGATCGACCACACGCCCGAGTTCGACAGCATCTACTACGCGTATTTCGAACCGTACTCGGAAGAGCGGCACGCGGCGTTCCTCGGTGCGGTCCAGCAGTTGCCGCACGCGAACGTGGTTGAACTCGGCCGCACAGTCGAAGGCCGTCCGATGTCGCTGCTGACGCTCGGTACGCCTGAGACCGACGGCGCACCGAAGAAGAAGGTGTGGATCATCGCGCGCCAGCATCCGGGCGAGACGATGGCCGAGTGGTTCGTCGAAGGGCTGGTCAAGCGGCTGGCCGGGTGGGGCGACTGGGCCGGCGATCCGGTCGCGCGCAAGCTCTACGATCGCGTGACGTTCCATATCGTGCCGAACATGAACCCCGACGGCAGCGTGCATGGCAACCTGCGCACCAATGCCGCGGGCGCGAACCTGAACCGCGAGTGGATGGCGCCCGATGCGGAGCGCAGCCCCGAGGTGCTGGCCGTGCGCGATGCGATTCATGCGACCGGCTGCGACATGTTCTTCGACATTCACGGCGACGAGGATCTGCCGTACGTGTTCGTCGCCGGTTCGGAGATGCTGCCGAGCTTCACCGAGCAGCAGGGCAAGGAGCAGGCCGCGTTCATCGAGGCGTTCAAGGTTGCGAGCCCCGACTTCCAGACCGAGCACGGCTATGCGGCAAGCAAGTACAAGGAGGACGCGCTGAAGCTCGCGTCGAAGTACATCGGGCATCGGTTCGGCTGCCTGTCGCTGACGCTCGAAATGCCGTTCAAGGACAATGCGAACCTGCCCGACGAGCGCGTCGGCTGGAACGGCGAGCGCAGCGCGGCGCTCGGTGCGGCGATGCTGGCTGCGATCCTGAAGCACGTCGAGACGTTCGCGTAA